A portion of the Pogoniulus pusillus isolate bPogPus1 chromosome 6, bPogPus1.pri, whole genome shotgun sequence genome contains these proteins:
- the LOC135176428 gene encoding uncharacterized protein LOC135176428, with amino-acid sequence WPGLGRAQGPPPPLPPPSPPLPPPPLSPTPPSSPSASPSPPLPPSPPSLPPPPPPLPSPPSLSPPPPSPSPPPSPSPSSPLPPFPPSLPPPPSPSPPSFPFPSPLPPPPSPSPPSPPPPPPPPPPPPPPPPPPPPPPPPPPPPPSPPPPPPSPPSSPPPPLPPPPPPPPPPPPPPPPPPPPPPPPPPPPPPPPPPP; translated from the exons tggccagggctggggagggcacagggacctcctcctcctcttcctcctccttctcctcctcttcctcctcctcctctttctcctactcctccttcttctccttctgcttctccttctcctcctcttcctccttctcctccttctcttcctcctcctcctcctcctcttccttctcctccttctctttctcctcctcctccttctccttctcctcctccttctccttctccttctt ctcctcttcctccttttcctccttctcttcctcctcctccttctccttctcctccttcttttccttttccttctcctcttcctcctcctccctctccttctcctccttctcctcctcctcctcctcctcctcctcctcctcctcctcctcctcctcctcctcctcctcctcctcctcctcctcctcctcctcctccttctcctcctcctcctcctccttctcctccttcttctcctcctcctcctcttcctcctcctcctcctcctcctcctcctcctcctcctcctcctcctcctcctcctcctcctcctcctcctcctcctcctcctcctcctcctcctcctcctcctcct